The sequence CGATGCCTTCGCGGCAGGCGTGACCGACTATCTCCAGAAGGGGGTCGGCACCGACCAGTACCAGGTGCTGGCCAATCGACTCGCAAATGCCATCGACGCCGCAGCGGCGCAGCGCCAGCGACGCCGGTACGAGCGCGCGATGGAGGCCTCGGGCCACGCCATTCTCGTCACCGATCGCGATGGGACCATCGAATACGTCAACCCCGCCTTCGAGGAGATCACTGGGTACGCGGCCGACGAGGCGATCGGCCGAACACCCCGGATCCTCAAGTCGGGCGAACACGACACACCGTTCTACGAGGGCCTCTGGGAGACGATCCTCGACGGCGAGATCGTCGAACACGAACTGACCAACCGGCGCAAGTCGGGTGAGCGCTACCCGGTCGACCAGACGATCGCTCCGATTACGGACGACGCGGGGGCGATCACGGGGTTCGTCGCCGTCAACGCGGATCGATCCCGACGGCAGGCCGAACAGCGCGAGCGGGCCCTCCTCCGGCGGGCCATCGACAAGGCGCACACGGCGCTCGTCCTGACGGATCCGCGGGCCCCCGACAATCCGATCGTCTACGTCAACGATGCCTTCGAGGAACTGACCGGCTACGACGCGGAGACGGCCGAGGGCCGCAACTGCCGGTTCCTCCAGGGTGCGGAGACGGATTCCGAGACCGTCGCGACGCTCCGTTCGGCGATCGACGCGGAGGAATCGGTCACGGTCGAGATCCGTAACTACCGGGCCGACGGGACCCCCTTCTGGAACGAACTCACGGTCACCCCCGTCTACGATACCGAGGGGGAACTGGTCCGCTATCTCGGCACGCAGCGGGACGTCACCGACCGCATCGAGCGGGAGCGGGAACTCCGGCAGTTCAAGCTCGCCGTCGAGGTGGCGGGCCACGCTATCTACGTGACCGACGCCGACGGAACGATCGAGTACGTCAATCCGGCCTTCGAATCTCTGACTGGCTACGCGGCGGCAGACGCGGTGGGCCGCACGCCACGCATCCTCAAATCGGGCGTTCAGGACGCGGCGTACTACGACAGCCTGTGGGCGTCCGTCACTGCGGGCGAGACCTGGGAGGAGTCGGTCGTCAACGAGACCGCGACGGGGGAGCGCTATCACGCCGTCCAGACGATCGCTCCGATCACGGATGCCGACGGGACCGTCGAGAAGTTCGTCGCGATCCAGCGCGACGTGACCGACCGCAAGGCGTACGAGCGCGAACTCGAACGGAAGACCGACCGCCTCGATCGGTTCGCGAGCGTCGTCAGCCACGACCTGCGCAATCCCCTGACGGTTGCGGACGGCCGTGTGGAACTCGCACGGCGGACGGAGGACTGCGATCATCTCGCACCGGCGAGTCGCGCCCTCGATCGCATGGGGTCGCTGATCGAGGACCTGCTGT is a genomic window of Halanaeroarchaeum sp. HSR-CO containing:
- a CDS encoding PAS domain S-box protein, whose product is MKGSLRVLHVDDDPRLSELTGTHLERIDTRFSVTTETNPDRALERLSTTDFDAVLTDYDMPEMNGIAVTEAIRERWPVLPVVLFTGKGSEEVASDAFAAGVTDYLQKGVGTDQYQVLANRLANAIDAAAAQRQRRRYERAMEASGHAILVTDRDGTIEYVNPAFEEITGYAADEAIGRTPRILKSGEHDTPFYEGLWETILDGEIVEHELTNRRKSGERYPVDQTIAPITDDAGAITGFVAVNADRSRRQAEQRERALLRRAIDKAHTALVLTDPRAPDNPIVYVNDAFEELTGYDAETAEGRNCRFLQGAETDSETVATLRSAIDAEESVTVEIRNYRADGTPFWNELTVTPVYDTEGELVRYLGTQRDVTDRIERERELRQFKLAVEVAGHAIYVTDADGTIEYVNPAFESLTGYAAADAVGRTPRILKSGVQDAAYYDSLWASVTAGETWEESVVNETATGERYHAVQTIAPITDADGTVEKFVAIQRDVTDRKAYERELERKTDRLDRFASVVSHDLRNPLTVADGRVELARRTEDCDHLAPASRALDRMGSLIEDLLLVTREGDRAVDPTPVSLATAANRGWETVETADASLSVGVSRRILADESTLQQILENLFRNAVEHGSATQASSPPEGTVEHGPTNPHSQVRDDAGEHGHESVTVTVGATADGFYVADDGPGFEALSGKSVLDSGVTTSDDGTGLGLWIVKLLASAHDWTVSVGESATGGARVDISGVAFDESDSQS